The following are encoded together in the Anopheles nili chromosome 3, idAnoNiliSN_F5_01, whole genome shotgun sequence genome:
- the LOC128724696 gene encoding nose resistant to fluoxetine protein 6-like, protein MVRMVVELFVVCLSLGLVVADSSGRSINDTTCGQDVAFNLTAYYQMPPLYQYDDYDRCLEEFPVRATYCLVDGWIAPNTSNPLWSVIQQFSADTKRSFRHDRVQRGLCMNRCQQLMGKYDRRTQMKYYQPEFEAADSQEITFDPNTFREALDWRIRFRRLANQCVNFELRRQYALMAYSTVEYCTTTMEGRTVGPPSDALDTIEVTFLCVLGVVISLTVVSTAYDCHRCYRTKPPTPRLTDGLGDYYRSGVGRPGVSRLSCLLVTFSLPRNWHLLTASRRKTSTTPKDLRFLQSVRFLVMYLVIAGHSMLFNCIFPLLNPQYVELNYRRFITMLVFNGITVVQTYFTISGFLLAVHFIDLADRQRSFGWGDFTRGILYRFFRLAPVYGFMVLLDASWLVRLQDGPIWRRVAETERTFCRRNWWANALFVNNYLTVSEPCLQQTWYLATDFQLFVVGLALLGVTWRYPKLLKPLLALATLAAILTPAIVTYVNRFEGVVILRPEALKYVLWYDAMYRNMYIPAHTNFGGYLAGLMAGLMYHKLKRSEFDATRHRGFQVLCYTALPVAIVLLLSAYVFYAYDFEKPALWIALYAAVSRNLWGALFGVLFVGLAFGVGGFLRAMLSNPIFRPLGKVTYCVFLCHLFVIRVTLGNIRQPIYVSDTRILVSTSSTLVLAYIMGTLMCLLVEQPFSNIQKVLFFYQQENVYKEEIQLEQNGRNSTAERRVEPTMETKLES, encoded by the exons ATGGTTCGAATGGTTGTTGAGTTGTTTGTCGTCTGCCTTTCGTTGGGGTTAGTCGTTGCGGATTCAAGTGGAAGGAGCATTAATGATACCACATGTGGACAGGATGTTGCATTTAACC TCACGGCCTACTACCAGATGCCACCGCTCTACCAGTACGACGATTACGACCGTTGCCTTGAGGAGTTTCCCGTCCGAGCCACGTACTGTCTGGTGGACGGTTGGATCGCTCCAAACACCAGCAACCCGCTCTGGTCCGTGATACAGCAGTTTTCCGCCGACACCAAGCGCAGTTTCCGGCATGATCGCGTGCAGCGAGGTCTCTGCATGAACCGCTGCCAGCAGCTAATGGGCAAGTACGATCGGCGTACGCAGATGAAATACTATCAGCCCGAGTTCGAAGCCGCCGACTCTCAGGAG ATCACGTTCGATCCGAACACGTTCCGCGAGGCGCTAGACTGGCGCATCCGGTTCCGGCGTTTAGCCAATCAATGTGTCAATTTCGAGCTGCGACGCCAGTACGCCCTGATGGCCTACTCAACGGTCGAGTACTGCACCACGACCATGGAAGGACGAACCGTTGGTCCACCGTCGGATGCGCTAG ATACGATTGAGGTCACCTTTCTGTGCGTCCTGGGGGTGGTTATCAGCCTGACGGTGGTTTCCACGGCGTACGATTGCCATCGGTGTTAccgcacaaaaccacccacaccgagGCTAACGGATGGATTAGGAGATTACTATCGATCTGGGGTGGGACGTCCCGGCGTAAGCCGTC TGTCCTGCCTGCTGGTGACGTTCTCGTTGCCCCGGAACTGGCACCTTCTGACGGCGTCCCGACGAAAGACATCCACCACACCGAAGGATCTGCGGTTCCTGCAGTCGGTACGGTTCCTCGTGATGTACCTCGTCATCGCCGGCCACTCGATgctttttaattgcatttttccgCTGTTAAACCCGCAGTACGTGGAActg aACTATCGCCGCTTCATCACGATGCTCGTATTCAATGGTATCACGGTGGTGCAGACGTACTTCACGATCAGCGGTTTCCTGTTGGCGGTGCACTTCATCGACCTAGCTGACCGCCAACGGTCCTTCGGTTGGGGTGATTTCACACGCGGCATCCTTTACCGGTTCTTTAG GTTAGCTCCGGTGTACGGGTTCATGGTGCTGCTGGACGCATCCTGGCTGGTGCGGTTACAGGACGGTCCCATCTGGAGGCGAGTGGCCGAAACGGAGCGCACCTTTTGCCGGCGCAACTGGTGGGCGAACGCGTTGTTCGTGAACAACTACCTCACCGTATCGGAACCG TGCCTCCAGCAGACCTGGTACTTGGCGACGGATTTCCAGCTGTTCGTGGTGGGATTGGCCCTTCTCGGTGTGACCTGGCGCTACCCGAAGCTTCTGAAACCCCTGCTAGCTCTGGCCACGCTTGCCGCGATCCTAACCCCGGCCATCGTAACGTACGTCAACCGCTTCGAAGGCGTCGTCATCCTGCGACCCGA GGCTCTCAAGTACGTGCTGTGGTATGACGCGATGTACCGCAACATGTACATCCCGGCGCACACCAACTTTGGCGGGTATTTGGCCGGTTTGATGGCCGGTTTGATGTACCATAAGCTGAAGCGGTCTGAATTCGACGCCACCCGGCACCGG gGCTTTCAAGTGCTCTGCTACACGGCCCTACCAGTCGCCATCGTCCTGCTGCTTTCGGCGTACGTATTTTACGCGTACGACTTTGAGAAACCCGCGCTTTGGATCGCACTGTATGCGGCGGTTTCGAGGAATCTCTGGGGCGCACTTTTCGGCGTGCTGTTCGTGGGGCTAGCATTCGGCGTCGGTG GCTTCCTCCGAGCCATGCTCAGTAATCCCATCTTTCGGCCGCTCGGGAAAGTGACGTACTGCGTGTTCCTGTGCCATCTGTTTGTGATTCGCGTCACGTTGGGCAATATTCGTCAACCGATATACGTCAGCGATACGAGAATT cTCGTTTCGACTTCGTCCACGCTGGTGCTTGCGTACATCATGGGCACGTTAATGTGCCTGCTGGTGGAGCAGCCATTTTCCAACATCCAGAAAGTTCTCTTTTTCTACCAGCAAG AAAATGTCTATAAAGAAGAGATACAACTAGAACAAAATGGACGAAATAGTACAGCCGAGCGTCGTGTGGAACCAACGATGGAAACGAAATTAGAATCGTGA
- the LOC128724698 gene encoding nose resistant to fluoxetine protein 6-like translates to MKFALYPHRCPVSPVTLSAVVGVILSVVWHLPAPVEAFDVLFGYNESEYWRIPALHVYDSIEQCLHNKPRGVFCIAKVVIKPDARSEIWGLVKKYSKYTFQYNHDVLTRGVCLERCASVLEKLGPSAHNYYVPKFNVSKRFTISDWLLPNVTEYRESYGHMINVCQNYDLRKHYNLTGYAEIEECTTNDNLHRPLDILDVCYLTLLATLVTLAIGSQWYDSKLARASADENHYTSPLKSRASTLATAFSIRRNWARLMHKSTRCQYQQDLDFIDMLRVLMMSLILLMHVLIGMGMCTSQNPLAMEQFSSHVATQMIFSLSPFFVDVFLCISGLLLTVQFLQHTENKRFRLGILWEGLANRYLRSFPVYAVLMLFTVSRYDTFQTTPSGYRIMSKVRLICRKKWWINFLYINNYYQPEEQCLIHTWYLAADFQLFVVGLALLTFLWRFPKATLWTIVPLGVLGFVMPMVNTYVHAVDAMMPLTLKGNEYQLWYDRYFVPSYQVTEMHFAAYFAGMIIGLLYHKTTNKDIVLPLVTIRRMFTMSCILMVCFALHAPIYNIMQFSKPSIWMAVVSGAHKVTIAVFYSLIMLLLAFHDRDSTIRRWLRGNALSRAMARLGFGFYLVQMSVLKIVFANYPEDTRINRQLVVTTFFSTFMLSYAIALVVFLFVEKPFDMLLKVLLDSGRKKEVVEKTSSVQESNSISVISSVIAADQLKANGQGSNGSENR, encoded by the exons ATGAAGTTCGCTCTCTATCCACACCGATGTCCTGTGTCTCCGGTGACCCTCAGTGCCGTGGTCGGTGTGATCCTTAGTGTCGTCTGGCATCTGCCAGCACCCGTCGAGGCGTTCGATGTGCTGTTCGGCTATAACG AAAGTGAATATTGGCGAATCCCGGCGCTGCACGTGTACGACAGCATCGAGCAGTGTCTGCACAACAAACCGCGGGGTGTGTTCTGCATTGCGAAGGTGGTGATTAAACCGGACGCACGGTCGGAAATTTGGGGGCTTGTTAAA aaataTTCCAAATACACGTTTCAATACAACCACGATGTGCTTACGCGCGGAGTGTGTCTCGAGcggtgtgcgagtgtgctGGAAAAGCTTGGTCCTTCCGCCCACAATTACTATGTGCCAAAGTTTAATGTGTCGAAACGG TTTACCATTTCCGACTGGTTGCTACCCAATGTCACGGAATATCGTGAATCGTACGGTCATATGATCAACGTGTGCCAAAACTATGATCTTCGCAAACACTACAACCTCACCGGATACGCTGAGATAGAGGAATGCACCACCAACGACAACCTGCATCGTCCACTGG ACATCCTCGATGTTTGTTATTTAACACTGCTTGCAACACTGGTTACACTTGCGATTGGCTCTCAGTGGTACGATAGCAAGCTAGCACGAGCTTCCGCCGATGAGAACCATTATACTAGTCCACTGAAAAGTCGTG CATCGACACTGGCAACGGCTTTCTCAATCCGTCGAAACTGGGCTCGACTCATGCACAAATCGACGCGCTGCCAGTACCAGCAGGATCTGGACTTTATTGATATGCTTCGGGTGCTGATGATGAGCCTGATACTGTTGATGCACGTGTTGATTGGGATGGGAATGTGCACCTCACAGAACCCACTGGCGATGGAACAG TTTTCGTCACATGTCGCCACGCAGATGATCTTCTCGCTGAGCCCGTTCTTTGTGGATGTATTCCTCTGCATCAGCGGGCTACTCCTGACGGTGCAGTTTCTACAGCACACGGAAAACAAGCGCTTCCGCCTCGGTATCCTGTGGGAGGGACTTGCTAATCGTTATCTTAG ATCGTTTCCCGTGTACGCGGTTCTGATGCTGTTCACCGTGTCTCGCTACGACACGTTCCAAACGACACCATCGGGTTACAGAATCATGTCAAAGGTGCGGCTTATCTGTCGCAAAAAGTGGTGGATCAACTTTCTGTACATCAACAACTACTATCAGCCCGAGGAGCAGTGTCTCATCCACACGTGGTACCTGGCAGCGGATTTTCAACTGTTCGTCGTTGGCCTAGCGCTGCTGACGTTTCTGTGGCGATTCCCAAAGGCCACGCTGTGGACGATCGTGCCATTAGGTGTGCTGGGATTTGTGATGCCAATGGTGAACACCTACGTGCACGCGGTGGACGCCATGATGCCGCTGACGTTGAA AGGCAACGAGTATCAGCTTTGGTACGATCGGTACTTCGTCCCATCGTACCAAGTGACGGAAATGCACTTTGCAGCGTATTTCGCCGGAATGATCATCGGGCTGCTCTACCATAAAACCACGAACAAGGATATTGTCCTACCGCTTGTAACT ATACGCAGAATGTTCACCATGTCGTGTATTTTGATGGTCTGCTTCGCGTTGCATGCGCCGATCTACAACATTATGCAATTCTCCAAACCTTCCATCTGGATGGCGGTCGTGTCCGGCGCGCACAAGGTTACCATAGCagtgttttattcgcttatcATGCTGCTGCTCGCATTCCACGATCGTGATTCAACCATTCGACGATGGTTGCGGGGAAATGCGCTCAGTCGAGCGATGGCACGGCTCGGTTTTGGGTTCTATCTTGTGCAGATGTCGGTGCTGAAGATCGTTTTCGCTAACTACCCGGAGGATACGCGCATCAATCGTCAGCTGGTC GTTACTACATTCTTCTCAACATTCATGTTATCGTACGCGATCGCActggtggtgtttttattcgtGGAGAAACCGTTCGATATGCTGCTCAAGGTACTGCTTGATTCgggcagaaaaaaggaagtGGTGGAGAAAACATCCTCCGTACAAGAATCGAACAGCATTTCTGTGATATCTTCGGTAATAGCAGCAGATCAGTTGAAAGCGAACGGACAAGGAAGTAACGGGAGCGAAAATCGCTGA
- the LOC128724699 gene encoding uncharacterized protein LOC128724699 → MSFRIELFVRVLSIASCIAASSTVPQQAPTLYELDDWTKCDLGPERDWYCMVRVIVVADALQNASGPFLVDDLHHFRRALLDRGLCLTAAQRRFDETVPLGNYPFPGWWNKSDRYMLDRSFFPSSMHPDTGAELAAGAMINRRLQSRHSGLAAYTEIEYCVKDDPTGRMEQAMGVVVAVVLVLGCILLLNGRRWIREECRPPRPGQLLLFDCYKCYGLVGVVLAHCLLFGPFLMPLKDAEQLEQSIAHPNAKLFRLICPFTMLVFFTMSSMLLTVKLLQSGPTQRPTLAAIITDRLIRLQPLNLLTIAFCALAYDRFIGGPLGPRQLIVEQGLCLRRWWMNVLFISNYGMHEPCLPHSWYVSADFQLFVIVAIVLMAMFKWPQHSQTIGGFMIFAAFLGPFLTVLLSDFDPVGPGNLHEMRFFLLDSTFMAQLYTPCYNNLCWSVAGMLAGIMYDRYQRLASDSEARKRQLNRVNATIAVSLSLLVMFVRATIVASDNSSPGSRWWLAVCYSLHKISAAALFGAVFLRVLLTERDFYGSTMVRMGAKLYYCVYLIHMPIFRIMFSNETEVTEVTPILLLRMGMKVFVISYTLAVLLHYIIEKPITRLLRRVLYGRN, encoded by the exons ATGAGCTTCCGAATCGAGCTGTTCGTTCGAGTGCTTTCGATCGCGTCGTGTATCGCAGCTTCCTCGACAGTGCCGCAACAGGCGCCCACGCTCTACGAGCTAGATGACTGGACGAAGTGTGACCTAGGTCCCGAACGAGACTGGTACTGCATGGTGCGAGTGATAGTGGTGGCAGACGCGTTGCAAAATGCAAGTGGACCCTTTCTCGTTGATGATCTTCACCACTTTCGCCGGGCGCTGCTCGATAGAGGCCTGTGTTTGACAGCCGCTCAAAGGCGCTTTGATGAGACCGTGCCATTAGGGAACTACCCCTTTCCGGGTTGGTGGAACAAATCCGATCGCTACATGCTGGATCGTagcttttttccctcgtcgATGCATCCGGACACCGGAGCTGAGCTGGCGGCAGGAGCGATGATTAATCGACGCCTTCAATCTCGCCATTCCGGGTTGGCGGCGTACACGGAGATAGAGTACTGTGTGAAGGATGACCCGACGGGTCGGATGGAGCAAGCGATGGGAGTTGTGGTGGCAGTTGTTCTAGTACTCGGGTGTATCTTACTGCTCAACGGACGACGATGGATCCGCGAAGAATGTCGTCCACCACGACCCGGTCAGCTACTTCTGTTCGATTGCTACAAATGCTACGGCTTGGTTGGGGTAGTTCTAGCCCACTGTTTGCTTTTCGGACCGTTTCTGATGCCCCTGAAAGATGCCGAGCAGCTGGAACAG TCTATAGCGCATCCGAACGCGAAACTGTTCCGGCTGATATGCCCGTTCACGATGCTGGTGTTTTTCACGATGAGCTCGATGTTGCTCACGGTGAAGCTGTTGCAAAGCGGGCCAACCCAACGACCCACATTAGCGGCGATCATCACCGACCGGCTGATAAGACTGCAACCGCTGAACCTCCTCACGATCGCGTTCTGTGCGCTGGCGTACGATCGCTTCATCGGTGGACCCCTGGGACCGCGTCAGCTGATCGTCGAACAGGGCTTATGCTTGCGGCGATGGTGGATGAACGTGCTGTTCATCTCGAACTACGGCATGCACGAACCG TGCCTGCCGCACTCGTGGTACGTCAGTGCGGACTTTCAGCTCTTCGTGATCGTGGCGATCGTACTGATGGCGATGTTCAA GTGGCCACAACACTCTCAAACCATCGGAGGTTTCATGATCTTCGCCGCCTTTTTGGGACCGTTTCTGACCGTGTTGCTGAGTGACTTCGATCCCGTCGGACCCGGTAACCTGCACGAGATGCGTTTCTTTCTGCTCGACAGCACGTTCATGGCGCAGCTTTACACGCCCTGCTACAACAACCTGTGCTGGAGCGTTGCTGGCATGCTGGCTGGGATCATGTACGATCGGTATCAACGGCTGGCCAGCGATTCTGAGGCTCGTAAACGGCAACTTAACCGCGTTAATGCTACAATtgccgtttcgctttcgttgctTGTGATGTTTGTTAGAGCGACAATCGTAGCTTCCGATAATAGCTCACCGGGCAGTCGTTGGTGGCTTGCAGTGTGCTACTCATTGCACAAGATTTCAGCGGCGGCTTTGTTTGGTGCCGTTTTCCTACGCGTTTTGCTAACGGAAAGAG ATTTCTACGGATCTACGATGGTGAGAATGGGAGCGAAGCTGTACTACTGCGTATATCTTATCCATATGCCCATATTTCGGATCATGTTTAGCAACGAAACGGAGGTCACGGAAGTAACGCCAATACTCTTG CTTCGAATGGGAATGAAAGTGTTTGTGATATCATACACGCTCGCTGTTTTGTTGCATTATATCATCGAAAAACCGATTACGAGACTGCTAAGACGTGTTTTATACGgtcgaaattaa
- the LOC128724700 gene encoding O-acyltransferase like protein-like, protein MVKPLLILLLGVGALRAEKANRTEAFRLPPIFLYDDFRHCELQSSVYCYARTLLREDQFPVGFVLPHIESTDRIVYNHRAHFLELGVCLADCEKELASLSESSRDALFQPRIPVNFTFVIPNELFPTIADDKRRYETLVNVCVNRRLSTQYNLTGYTALEYCRPRPEDLNRAFDALELLFLAVSVTLVSVLILSTVFDLSGFHRDNAIVSAFSIGRNWARLTADADSTLHQDLLYIDGLRVIVNHLVIVLHSILISCIAPLRNYHYVEQMLSHSPMLVYLSSNVFLVQVFFTIGGYLLSVNFLRDATRGRIDARYVVNRLLNRLLRLLPVYGYFLLFSVSLNVRFDVNVGGFRLFTAENAVCRQNWWANLFFVNNFMWPRELCLMHTWYLAADFQLYLMALGLLLVVYRWPKHVGVVFLAAVVVSFAIPAYITHQHKLHPVLPVKLSEAKFIIMYEPWIRRIYLPSYANTGCYLFGVIAGYLYHQVKTNNLQLHRHLLYRIIDKSVTPVLLGVSVSTCIWYLYDIPKPALWVSLYSALYRNIIGIFVAVCFLRCINTSPGLFKTLLCAKPLTTLGKLTYSVYVLHDVVMRFVLMNEQFDAVIGLGIFVRYMYFVNVVAFAGGLVVFLTIEQPMMQLFKPAINRLWPVGVKSKQH, encoded by the exons ATGGTGAAACCCTTGCTTATACTACTGCTCGGTGTGGGTGCTTTACGGGCGGAAAAGGCCAACCGGACGGAAGCCTTTCGGTTGCCACCCATTTTCCTGTACGACGATTTCCGCCACTGTGAGCTGCAATCGTCGGTGTACTGTTACGCGCGGACGCTTCTGCGCGAAGATCAGTTCCCGGTCGGTTTCGTGTTGCCACATATCGAA AGCACGGATCGGATCGTGTACAACCATCGAGCACATTTTCTCGAGCTGGGCGTTTGTTTGGCCGATTGTGAGAAAGAATTGGCGAGCTTGAGTGAGTCCAGCCGCGATGCACTTTTCCAGCCACGCATTCCTGTCAATTTCACC TTCGTGATTCCGAACGAGCTGTTTCCCACGATAGCAGACGATAAGCGGCGCTACGAGACACTCGTGAACGTGTGCGTGAACCGGCGACTCAGCACGCAGTACAATCTGACCGGTTATACGGCGCTCGAATACTGTCGACCTCGGCCCGAGGATCTTAACCGTGCGTTCG ACGCACTGGAGCTGCTGTTTCTCGCCGTATCGGTGACACTAGTGAGCGTGCTGATCCTGTCGACGGTGTTCGATTTGAGCGGTTTTCATCGAG ACAATGCGATCGTTTCCGCATTTTCCATTGGCCGAAACTGGGCACGGCTGACCGCGGATGCCGACTCCACTCTACATCAGGACCTGCTATACATCGACGGGTTGCGTGTGATCGTGAACCACCTCGTGATCGTGCTGCACAGCATCCTGATCTCGTGTATCGCACCACTGCGGAACTACCACTACGTGGAGCAGATGCTAAGCCACAGCCCGATGCTGGTGTACCTTTCGTCGAACGTCTTCCTTGTGCAGGTGTTCTTCACCATCGGCGGGTACCTGTTGAGTGTGAACTTCCTGCGTGATGCCACCCGAGGACGAATCGACGCCCGGTACGTCGTAAACAGGCTGCTTAATCGACTGCTCCGGTTGCTGCCCGTGTATGGCTACTTCCTGCTGTTCTCCGTCAGCTTGAACGTGCGCTTCGACGTTAATGTGGGAGGCTTCCGGTTGTTCACCGCCGAAAACGCCGTCTGCCGGCAGAACTGGTGGGCGAATCTGTTCTTCGTGAACAACTTCATGTGGCCCCGTGAGCTGTGTCTCATGCACACGTGGTACCTAGCGGCGGACTTCCAGCTATATCTGATGGCGCTGGGGTTGCTTTTGGTAGTCTACCGTTGGCCGAAGCACGTGGGTGTAGTTTTCCTAGCGGCTGTGGTGGTTTCCTTCGCGATACCGGCCTACATCACGCACCAGCACAAGCTGCATCCGGTTTTACCGGTCAAGTTGAG TGAGGCCAAATTTATCATCATGTACGAGCCATGGATACGGCGGATCTATTTGCCAAGCTACGCGAACACGGGATGTTACCTATTCGGGGTCATCGCTGGGTATCTTTATCATCAAGTTAAAACGAACAATCTGCAACTCCATCGGCATTTG CTTTACCGGATCATCGATAAGAGCGTGACGCCAGTCCTGTTAGGAGTGTCCGTATCCACCTGTATATGGTATCTGTACGACATCCCCAAACCGGCTCTCTGGGTGTCGCTTTACAGCGCGCTCTACCGAAACATCATCGGCATCTTCGTGGCCGTTTGCTTTCTGCGCTGCATAAATACTTCACCTG GACTCTTCAAGACGCTGCTCTGCGCAAAGCCATTGACCACGCTCGGGAAACTCACGTACAGCGTCTACGTCCTGCATGACGTCGTGATGCGCTTTGTGCTGATGAACGAACAGTTTGATGCCGTCATCGGGTTGGGTATATTCGTGAGGTACATGTATTTCGTAAACGTGGTCGCGTTTGCCGGTGGTTTGGTGGTGTTTCTCACCATCGAACAGCCTATGATGCAGCTCTTCAAACCAGCCATCAACCGGCTGTGGCCGGTAGGAGTCAAATCGAAGCAACATTAA
- the LOC128724701 gene encoding nose resistant to fluoxetine protein 6-like, translated as MSQYHRMPKLWQMDNYEACLESAGPDEPSDVYCSSTVVIKPDNRSELWHLIEDFSSDYKRHYNHGVLKRGVCIKSCQKILEKLSPSERQALIVDKFSINTTYKFDESVLKDSTADRVMYEEMVGICINKQLNDSYGLLAYVEVQSCDKSSSELEMDTLDVSFLVILCTLISLLMLSSWYDSSINYKQNPDHYKQALDSKRKMIWVSFSIQRNWYRLTSRSHDEMSKKLRFFQAVRFITMMLVIFGHATLLIAITPITNAEKLEQIMHNIGSMILTNGVQITQTFLAMSGTLLTIQFLDYAEKRNGRVNFFYVPIAIMYRYIRLTPVYAFMILLHATWLLKLHSGPIWRWASETEQVFCRRNWWTNLLYINNHVHADQPCVQQGWYLGAEFQIFIIAIIVLVAAVKYPRAKTTILAVVIAAAYIIPAVSIYYQELQGTFLVMLEAQRYVLWFDKFYLKAYIPTHINFGNYMLGVLTGFVYDFLRKRSINPVESKPFRVVWYLNLLIMPLSMLPSYIFYLYEFETPSIWMAIYFAVFKNLFGIGIGIFVIGCIYGVNATLLRILNYPFFEPLGRLAYGAYLVHPFVMRFMYASARGPVYYNDLTTITLVAGATVISCLAALLLCLLLELPTSALQNQLFGDLKAASVGILTSIVVRMSQFTSTIGYCDEPCEGRKIVT; from the exons A TGTCACAGTACCACCGTATGCCCAAGCTGTGGCAGATGGACAACTACGAGGCATGCCTTGAGTCGGCCGGTCCCGATGAGCCAAGTGACGTGTACTGCTCCAGCACGGTCGTTATCAAGCCAGATAATCGCTCAGAACTGTGGCATCTGATTGAG GACTTTTCCAGCGATTACAAGCGTCACTATAACCATGGAGTGCTGAAGCGCGGCGTGTGTATTAAGAGTTGTCAAAAAATACTGGAAAAACTATCCCCATCGGAACGGCAAGCGCTAATAGTGGATAAGTTTTCCATCAATACTACG TACAAATTCGATGAAAGTGTCTTAAAAGACTCGACTGCTGACCGCGTTATGTATGAGGAGATGGTTGGTATTTGCATCAACAAGCAGCTCAACGATTCGTATGGCTTGCTCGCTTACGTAGAGGTGCAATCGTGCGATAAATCATCGAGCGAACTTGAAATGG ATACGCTCGATGTGTCCTTCCTAGTTATTCTGTGCACGCTGATAAGCTTACTCATGCTGTCGTCCTGGTACGATAGCTCGATCAACTACAAACAAAATCCCGATCACTACAAGCAAGCGCTTGATAGCAAAC GAAAAATGATTTGGGTATCGTTCTCAATCCAACGGAACTGGTACCGACTGACGTCACGCTCGCACGatgaaatgagcaaaaaactACGCTTCTTTCAGGCGGTTAGATTTATAACTATGATGCTGGTTATTTTCGGGCATGCTACACTATTGATCGCCATCACACCAATCACAAATGCAGAGAAACTTGAGCAG ATTATGCATAATATTGGCAGCATGATTCTCACGAATGGAGTACAAATTACGCAGACGTTTCTAGCTATGAGTGGCACGCTGTTAACGATTCAATTTCTAGATTATGCTGAAAAGCGCAACGGACGAGTAAACTTTTTCTACGTGCCAATAGCGATCATGTACCGATACATTAG GTTGACTCCGGTATATGCGTTCATGATACTCCTGCATGCCACGTGGTTACTTAAACTGCATTCAGGTCCCATTTGGCGGTGGGCCTCCGAGACGGAACAGGTGTTCTGTCGCCGCAACTGGTGGACAAACCTTTTGTACATTAATAATCACGTACACGCCGACCAGCCG TGTGTTCAACAAGGATGGTATCTTGGTGCTGAGTTCCAAATCTTTATCATTGCCATAATAGTGTTAGTTGCAGCCGTAAAGTATCCTCGTGCCAAAACCACCATACTGGCGGTCGTAATTGCCGCAGCCTACATCATACCAGCCGTTTCCATTTATTACCAGGAGCTTCAGGGAACGTTCCTGGTCATGTTGGA AGCTCAACGGTACGTACTGTGGTTCGATAAGTTCTACCTGAAGGCGTACATCCCGACGCACATCAACTTCGGTAACTATATGCTGGGCGTGCTGACAGGATTCGTGTATGACTTTCTCCGCAAGCGGTCGATTAACCCCGTCGAAAGCAAGCCTTTCCGCGTCGTGTGGTACTTGAACTTACTGATAATGCCCCTATCGATGCTGCCTTCGTACATATTCTACCTGTACGAGTTCGAAACACCGTCCATTTGGATGGCGATCTATTTTGCGGTGTTTAAGAATCTGTTCGGCATCGGCATTGGTATATTTGTCATCGGTTGCATCTACGGTGTGAATGCCACATTGCTGCGAATACTGAACTATCCGTTCTTCGAGCCTCTGGGACGGTTAGCGTACGGTGCCTATCTGGTCCATCCGTTCGTTATGCGTTTCATGTACGCCAGTGCCCGTGGGCCGGTCTACTACAACGATCTGACGACG ATAACGCTGGTAGCTGGAGCTACAGTGATATCCTGCTTGGCAGCGTTGCTGTTGTGTTTGTTGCTAGAACTTCCTACTTCAGCATTGCAGAATCAGCTATTTGGTGACTTGAAAG CAGCCTCGGTTGGCATTTTGACGTCGATCGTAGTACGCATGTCGCAGTTCACAAGCACGATCGGCTACTGCGATGAGCCGTGCGAGGGTAGGAAAATAGTTACCTAA